The sequence GGGGCTGAACTTGTCTTCGATCCTCTTCCTCGTGGCCTCGTTGCTCAGCGCGTCGGTGGCTTCGTCGCCCTCAGGCTCAGGGATGCGCCGTCTTCTCCGCTTGCGGGTGGGATCGGCCGAGTCGTTGAGTGTGCGTGGGTCGACGGGGCAGGGTATGAGATGCggggcggcgacgacgaggaaCGAGACCATGAGGGTGGTGGTGAAGAGCGAGGCGGTCATGCGCGAGCGCGGGTGCATGTGAGGCGGCATCCTGTCGTCTGTGCTGCGTCGTCTCCTCGTCGATGTGTGTGGTGTGCGTGTTAGGAGTCGCGAGGGTGGTGTCGAGGCATCCCTGGGGCTGCGCGTCGACGATTGGCGGTGCAGAGATGGGCGAGGGGCGCTGCGGGAGGAGGTGGCAGGCCAATGGAGACGCCTGGAGCGTGTGCAGAGTGCAGAGGCGGGGCAGGTGGGTGGTGAAGGACTTTTGGTCGAGTGGACGGGCGCCGGGCTACGGGCTACGGGCGACGGGCGACGGGCGACAGGCGACGGGCGACGGGGCTAGTGTCGGCGATGATCCCTGCCTCCCGCGCCGAAGCTTGTGTGTGCCGCGAGCGCGATCGACGGCGATTCAGTCGCGGCCAGTGTCGACTGCACTcccccctctctctctccggCGTAGTGATAGACAATCCACATGTGGCTGATGCTGTCGTCCTGCCCTGCGCGCTGAGTACCAAGTGCCCCCAGTCGGCGCCCCTGCCTCCGTTCCCTGCTCCACGTAAGCACGAGTCCACTGCACCGTCCGCAGCTCCTCGCCCACGACCGACGCGCCGCGCCGAAGCCCTCGAGACAGGCACCGCACATCTACGAGGGCGCACGTGATAGCGACGCACTGCACCTCGCATCGACACAGGCACCGCACATCTACGAGGGCGCACGTGATAGCGACGCACTGCACCTCGCATCGACACAGGCACCGCACATCTACGAGGGCGCACGTGATAGCGACGCACTGCACCTCGCATCGACACAGGCACCGCACATCTACGAGGGCGCACGTGATAGCGACGCACTGCACCTCGCATCGACACAGGCACCGCACATCTACGAGGGCGCACGTGATAGCGACGCACTGCACCTCGCATCGACACAGGCACCGCACATCTACGAGGGCGCACGTGATAGCGACGCACTGCACCTCGCATCGACACAGGCACCGCACATCTACGAGGGCGCACGTGATAGCGACGCACTGCACCTCGCATCGACTCAGGCACAACACGTCCACGAGGGCGCACGTGACAGCGACGCACTGCACGCCCACCCCCCCGCCATCATGACGAGCGGCGGCAGCGACCTCGACAAGGCCATCCAGCAGCTGCGCGCATGTCGCCCCATCCCAGAGAATCAGGTCCGCGAGCTGTGCTACAAGGCGCGCGAGCTGCTGATCGAGGAGGGCAacgtcgtcggcgtcgaTGCCCCCGTCACAGTACGTCGTCCCATTGTCCCTGTCTCGTACACGTGCAATTGTCGCTCTTGTACACGTGCAATTGTCCCTCTCGTACACGTCCTCTGCATGGCTACGCTAGATGCCAAGGCTAGTCCTTGGTATGGAGTCGGCTCTACAACTAGCTACCTCTGCTGATGCTCTCCAGATATGCGGCGACATCCACGGCCAGTTCCACGACCTCATGGAGCTCTTCCGCGTCGGCGGTGACGTGCCCGACACCAACTACCTCTTCATGGGTACACTCTCCCCGTACCGCCGCCCTGTCTCGTCTTGCCACTGACTGCCTCCAGGCGACTTTGTCGACCGCGGCTTCTACTCGCTCGAGTCGTTTCTCCTGCTGCTGTGCCTCAAGGTCCGCTACCCCGACCGCATCACCCTCATCCGCGGCAACCACGAGTCGCGCCAGATCACAACCGTCTACGGCTTCTACGACGAGTGCCTGCGCAAGTACGGCAGCGCAAACGTCTGGCGCTACTGCTGCGACGTCTTCGACTACCTCGCCCTCGGCGCCCTCGTCTCCGGCGCCGCCACCTCGCTGCAGCCCACCGACGGGCCCATTGCCTCCAGCAGCAACATGGACAGCATCCCCGACCTCGACCAGGACATTGAGATTGAGACCCTCAACGCCGCCGGCGAGATCATGTACCGCTACGCCCGCAACTCCGACGCCCAGTCGTCCGTCTCTGCCACCTCGGCCAACATGGGCTCCTCCTCCCCCGTCGCACCCCCCACACCCACCAACGTCGGCCTGCCCGGCACAGCCGCCACTTCCTCCGCAAACGGCACCACCAGGAACGACACGGGCGCCATCTTGTGTGTACACGGCGGCCTCTCGCCCTTGATCGACAGCATAGACAAGATCCGATTGCTGGACCGCAAACAAGAAGTCCCCCACGAAGGTGCCATGTGCGACCTCCTCTGGTCCGACCCAGACGAGATTGACGGCTGGGGCCTCAGCCCCCGAGGTGCCGGTTTCCTCTTCGGCGCCGACATTGTCAAATGCTTCAACCACAAGAACGACCTCAGTCTGATAGCAAGAGCCCACCAGCTGGTCATGGAGGGCTTCAAGGAGATGTTCGACAGTACCATTGTGACGGTCTGGTCCGCGCCCAACTACTGTTACCGCTGTGGCAACGTGGCCGCGATACTAGAGCTTGGGGAAGACGGGAGCAACGCCGGCTTCCAGCGGAGGACGAATGGGGACCGAGGAGGGGGAGGCGGGGGCTGGGTGCTGGGATCCAACGATGGTCCCAACGCCAACGGAGAGCGGAGGCTCAGCAGCATGCTGGACGAGCAGAGGAATAGAGACGGTCCGGGCAGGCGGTATAGGGTCTTCGAGGCTGCGCCGCAGGATTCGAGGGGCATGCCTGCCAAGAAACCGGTCGCCGATTACTTCCTGTAGAATGGAGAAGCAGATCAAAGGATCGAGCAGTCACTAAAAACTTCCGGAATTCAGAGGGAACTGGCTGTCGTCCACTGGCCAAGGGACGACTGGTACGAGACTGCAGTCAGCTACTTTCTGTGACAGCTGAGAGCGGACAGGGAGCCTGAAGCAGTATAGCTTTGTAGATATGGATACCCAAGATATGCGTTCAAGAAAGTGGAGGCCGGACATGCCTTCTTCCCATGTTCTCACTCATGTCGATTCTATTTCCTTGGCGTTGTTTTCATGCTTTTCAAACGATAAATACATATCAGATACTTGAACAAGGCCGAGCACCGCATCACCTTATTCTCGGACAACAAAGCCACCTACCTCGACATATACATACGTCATCGCCCAGATGCACACCTTCCATCACCGCGCCAGATATGAGAACGTGTCCTACGTAGTTCCTCTCGCTGCTGCCAAGTCCGCCGCCACACAAGCACAGTGTCCACCATCACCTGCATCACGACTGCACGCCATCAGCCAGTGAGACCCTGGTTCTACTGTCCAAGTTAGGACTTTTCAAATGGTGTTTGCCGTATCCTGATTTACCTACTCGCCCACATACAATTGTCACTTCTCCTCGATCCATGCCCCCCACTGCATAACATGTTGGAAATCGCGAATTGATCAGCCGTCACTCATATCACGCACGGAGAATCTCGCGTTTTCAACAGCGCGCTTTCATGATGCTAAATAACACATACACCCCAAACTGTTGTACAAAAATTCAAGCATATCTATCAAGTACATGTACCTTGCAGGTTTCTACAATAAGCAAAGTATTATTGTCAAATATATAAACTGAATAATGATGAAAGAAAGCCAGTCATTATCATCAATTATATATACACCCTAAGTATTTATATGAGAATCAAAATGTTGTTATTAAATACATAGACATGCAATGGTTGTACAAGAATTTAAGCATTGTTATTCAATACACAGCACAAACAGTGATGCAAAAAATCAAGGCATCGTCGAGTTCTCCACTCCACCACCCCAGTCACTCTACAAGCACTGCGAGTAAAAGGGATTCTGGACCGTGCATTCGCCGGCGGCGCAAGCAGTAGGGCCCGTGTAGCCCTGACCTCCGCATTGTCCCCAGCGCGCAACGCTGCCGCCAGACGAGCCCTCAGTGGGTGTCGACGCCTCGGAAGTCTTGGTCAGCGTCAACAGCGTAGAGGGAGCAGGTGCCGCGGTGGTGATAggcgcctcctcttcctctcccTCTTCCTCGACCTCGGTCTCCTCGGGCGCCTCCTCAGCCTCGGTGGGGGTGGGGGTGGTGGTCTCCTCAGGGACCTCGGTATCGGTAGGTGTCGCACTCGCAGAAGGGACGGCCTCGGAAGCGGTCCCAGAAGGAACCTCGGGCTCCGGGAGCTCGTCGTCTGCACCGCACGCAGGCAGAGTCTCGAGCGTACCCTGAGCACCCTTGCAGCTCGTCTTGGTGTCAACCTTGGAGCTAGAACCGCTGCCCTTGTTGACACCCTTGTACTCCTGGCATACGTTCTTAGTCTCGCCGCAAGATCCGCTGATGGTTGCCTCGTCACCAAAGTTGGAGTTGATGCCGATGAGGTCAGAGGTCATGCCGAAAGCGCGGATGTTCTCGACAATCACCTTGCGAGGAGACTTGGACTCGTTGTTGGTGCAGTCACCGCAGCTGCGGTAGAGCTTGCCAGCGTTGACGACTGTGAAGTCCTTGATAGTGACCGTTCCCGCGCCGTTGTGCTGGACGACCTTGTCCTTGGCCTCTTGAGCACCGCCGCCGATGATGGTAGCGTCACCCGTACCGAGGACGGAGATGGCATCCTCGCAGACGTCGCGGAACCAGACATTGGTCAACGTGCAAGCACCTTGAAAGTTGATATGTTAGGATCGTGCATAACATGTAATCACGGGAATAATCTTACCAAGACAGTGAACGCCCTCCAGGGCATCAGCACCAATGATGACGTTGGACAGGCTAGCACCATCCTCGAGAACGAAGACAGCGTTGTCACTGCCGGTGTCTTCATCCGAATCACACGGCTGGCCCCTGTCGAACTCCTTGTTGCCGTAGTCCTCGCTGCCGGTGATGGTGCTGGGCGAAGGAAGCGAGGTGATCTCGCCAACACGAGTTGGGATGTTGAGGGTTTGCGCAGAGGCAATGCTGGCCACGAGTGCCGCAAGCTGGATCTGAGAGAACTTCATCTTTGCTGTGGAAACAAGGCAAAAATTTCAAGGTGCAGAGCGATGGCAGCTATTTGTCTGACGAAAGAACGACAACTAGATCTCCTGGATCGTAGTAAAGTGAACGGCTGATGCTGAGAAAGAGTGAATGAACTTGAATCTAGAAGAAAGGCTTTTCCAACTCCCCTTATATGCACATGTGCTTCTACGATGATCTTGCCAAACTCTGTAGCTGTGCCGCCTAATTGCATACGAAACGCAAAATTGCACGAGGGTCATGGCAAGATGCAGGCGAGTGCCTGCGTATGCGCAAAAGGAACACATGCAATCATAGATCTGCTCCACTTACCCATAAACCGACAGGCCAAGATGCCAAGCAGCATTTTCCACCGTTGAGCGAGGCGTTCGCGGCAGGGCTGTCTCCGTTTCTGAGGTATGCACAGAGTGGAGCTGGCGGGATGTTCTGCTTGGCAATGTTTGCCTGCAAACTTGGCGTTTCAGATAGCTGCCTTGTGAGATCCACCAATAAACGACCGTGAGAGATATCGTGAGGTTCCATGGATGAGCAAAAGCTGTTGTTCGTATGACCTCTAACGAGCGCGGTTTAAACTAGAGCTGTGCGGTGTTCCTAAGCAAATGTCTTGAAACTGCATGCAATGTATAGACTCAACGGTCCCGATCGAGCTCCAGACATGACTCTCTGCAGGATCTGGGACTGAGCAATCCTTCTCGGTGTACGCTGCATTGAGAAATTGGCACCAACGGAAATCAACGCATCTAGACACACCAGCGCTTACGGACTACAATGCCCAAGGGGCATGTCGACCGAGTTGCCAGGCATGTTCCTgtcttctatctcttatccTCGTCACTGATAACAAGACTCTGAGTCCAAATGGTTACACCGGGAAGTCGTCGCCGTAGAAGCTGATGCGGGCATAAGGGCCCCTCCAAGTCGTCGTGGCGAACAGTCGACGTGATAGGTTTCAGTACTCCAAGCAGCTCTCCTTCAACTTCTTCCGTACTTGGGCGCAAGAGAGCTATATTTCTGGTCACCCATGGTTCGAAAGAGAGACGCTCGCGTGGCGTGCAAAGACGAACATCACGTCCCTTGGTGAATGAGGAGGTGTGGCTTCAAGAAGGGGCTGGAGAAGTGGCGGTTATATATGTGTGGGACGCACTAACACAGGCTGAAACAACAATTGCAGCTGCCGTCGTTCCGTGAGAGCTTGCCTATTTAACACGTACATAAGCTTTGCTTCTTGTCAGCGAAATCATCACAGCTTGCTCTAGCTACAGTTCTACTCCCGTTCTCCCTGCTTCGACTTGTAGGCGCACGATCTTGAGTTGCATTCGCAACACAGAATCTGCCTGTTGTATTGAGGTTGGGCGGCATCTTCGTGAACGTGTACAGAAGGCCCATCGCTACGTCGTATATCGACGTCTAACAGACGGTCGTTGCACAAGCCTAAGCCCTCTCTGCAGAAGCAGTCTTCGCTGCCAACGCCTCCGAGTTGGAAAGGAAGCCCCCCTCTGGAAGCTTATCAAGAGTGTCATTCTCTTTATCAAGAGCCCTAAAGGTCCACCAGAACGCAAGCCACCCAAAGAGAGTCAGAATAGCGATAGTGACGTACAGCCATACCAATAATGGGTCCGTCGCCAAAGGAACAAAGGCCTGGGCAATTGCAGACGAAAACGCATGCGTGAACCAAAATACACCAGTAACCAACGATCGCATGTTCTTTGGCGCTTTCGTATAAGCGTACTCCAGACCTGTTATCGATGCAAAGATCTCGGAAAAGGCAATGAGCAAGTATGCGGGCGTCTGCGCCCATACAGTGAGGTTCGGCGGATCCTCACAATCGCTTGCATACTTACCACATGGCGACTCTTGGTAGATAAAGTGCTGGATGAGCGCCGCGACTATCATGCTGAGCATCGCACATACGAAACCAGCCTGTATCTTCTTGAGAGGAGTGAAGTTGAAACCTGAGCGTGCAAGCTGCGGGTATAGAAACTTGTCAAATATAGGAATGAAACTAGGTTCAGGGTCAGCTGGCCTTTCCCTGTCGAAAACCTGCATTGCACACTTACATGATGAGCGTGAAGGGGTTCAAGTTGTGAACAACATCATTAGGAATACCATTCAGCTCCATAGTAGCCGCTTGTGAAACAAGATTGGTCGTCATCTGCACATCTGAATCAGCTACTAGTTGCTCGTAATTGAAGCCTGCGACTGACCTGACCATAGGGGAGCCAGAAGATTGGCAGCCAAAGGAAAACCTGGCATGCTTTGATCCCACGTCGCACCTCATCGACCCAGGCGTCATCGAAGGTCATCCAGTTGGGTTTAGTCGCAAGGCTACTCGGCTTAGCGCCATCCCACAGGTTAGGAGACGAAAGGTTCTTCCAAGTCCGAACAGGGTTCAGTGACCACCTTCCACGCATTGCGAAGCCGTATAGCTTTGCTGACTTGACTAGCACATCTCCCTGTGGGGGCTTCTTGACGTAGTGCTTGCTTAGCCCCATCATGAGCAGAGGGCAGAAGACAAAGAGTATGGTAGGCAACAAGTAAGATAGCCAAAAGCCAACGTACTTCTCAGCATAGACCATAGAGATTTGACCAGTAAGGGCGCCTATGTTAATGAGTAGATAGTATCGCATGTAAACACGCGAAATGGTGATCCCAGGATCGACAATGACGCGCTCCCCGCTTGGTTCGGTGCGAAGGTAGGCCCTTGGGTGACTGTGCTCATATTGCTCAGCCACAAGGGGAGAGATGCAGCACTTGAAGAAGCCGACTCCACTGCCAAACAAAAGCAGCCCTAGGATAAACGCAGCTAGCGCCCCGTTTGGAGTAGCGATGACTTGAGGAATGGCAGCAACGATGATCAGAATGTGGCCAATGGTAGCTAGCCCAATGGCCACATAGATAGTCTTGAACTTGCCCCAGTATTCGTCTGCAAGCCAGCCACCTGAGTACGTCAGTGATGCGGACGCTGACGGGAGTTTTCTTCCACCTACCGACCATGGGCATGACATAGGAGAAGAACTGGTTGAATTGAACAAGTCCAGTGGAAGCCTGCTGGCCCATGTCTAGCGCACCAGCCTGGCCATTTGTGCCTGCAGCACCAGCTGAAGGAAAAGGTCCTTCGGTAGGAAGGGGTTGCTGGATGAAATTGACAACTGGTGCAGTCAGCGCTTGTTTTCAAGGCTCCTAGAGATGTATACATACAAACAGCTGTGGTTCCATAGTAGGCAAACCTCTCACACATTTCGACTATGCCAATGACATAAATCATCCAGTTGACTTTGCCATAGACGCGTCGCAGAGTCGACCAGTCTTCGCTTGACGGGTATTGCTCGCCGTTTGGTCCAATTAGCTCCTCAGATGCCGAACCGTATGGCTCTTGCTTTTCGACAGTAACTTCGCCCTTCATCCCCTTAGCTACCCCTGGGAAGTCTGCGATTGCTGCGTCTACAACATCGAGAGCTGCGCCTGACGACATTGTGAAAGCTGCAGATCGAACAGAGTGTTAGTTGAGCCAGGATCAGCGAGCTGAGATTTATATCCAGAAGGACTGGATGTGCATCTTGGAGCTGCCTTATTGAGTTAAACGAATGATACGAGTTTGAATACACGGTCGTCACGCTCTCCTCGGCGCCAATGATTGCCGCGTACATGCACGAACAGAACATTGTCCTACATACGCGACCGCAGCACTCCCTGTCATATGCAGTAGTTTTTGCAGGAAAATCCATACACAGTCAATGTTGGCGCCAAGTGATACCAGATACTCCAGTCTGCAAATGATTGCACTGCCAAGGACGCCGTGTTCAGCCAAGAAGAGAGCAGATAACATAGCCAATAAGCATCATATGTGATTGAACTATGGTGGTACCCAGTGCGAGGCTATGATAAATGCCAGCTCTGCTTTGGTAATGGTCTGACAGCATCACGTCTTGCGAAAGCTCGACACCTTCCTGATCAAGCCTGCTGAAGGTTTTGACAAGACGGAGGACAGGCACCGCTCGACATGCCCGCCACGCTGGCAGATTGCCACTAAAAGTATCATCACATCTCTGCAGGCGTTGCATATTGCATAGCAACGGCTCGTGTCGGTCTGCGAGGGTAGATTTTAAAGGCGATGTTGCGACAGGATAAACAAGAAGCGAGCACGTGACGAATCCTACTGGATGAAAGAAGAGGACGAAATAACAATGTCTTGTTCTTGGATTTATCGAAAGCAGTTGCTATATCTACAGGGAGTTCTGCATCGGCATTTTGGAACTGTTCTTGCTGCTGACCCTACACCGTCTGCCGAAGTCCAGACCAGAACCCGCGTAGCACAAAGTCATTGCACAACCGTAGGCAATCCAAATATTGATAATAGAGCAGTGAATGCAGACCTACTGGATGACATGTTTAGCTTTGTGGGTTTTTCAGTTATACAATACACCTCAGTGCTGGACTATCGCCTTTGGTACCTTGTCATATCACAAAGGTTCCACTGACGGGCATTAGAGTATTCAGCTTCTCAAAAAACCAATGAGTACTTGTCAAAGGCGACAGCACAATCGCGTGAACCACGCATTCTCAAATATAGCCGTCACTATCTTAAACACGTGCATTGGTCGCCCTACCTGCACCCACTGATGTTCAGGTGGCTGGACCAGCAACGGCAACCCAATCGTAGTAGAACGTACATCCAGATTGGTGTCTCTCTGTCAGGTCGCTTGAACTCACTACTTCATCGATTGCAAATGACAGCGGATTCAGCGTATCCCCGAGTTGCAGGGGCAACTCCAATCTACTACGTGCATTATGCTTCTGGAATGGAGGAAAGGTAGTATGCACTCACATGTAATCGAGAAGCCATGCGCTTCTTAACCTGTGTTACTGCAACGTATTGACATAGACGATTAAACGGCACATCTTCTCCCTAACAGAACATCGTCGTAGCAGACTCCACAGATAGCTCACTGGTCATTGCGAGATCAGTCCCGGCCCACAGAACGTCGAAGATTACCGAGATCTGTAAAACGGCGCCTTCCTATCAGCATGCGAGCGCCTGGACAGTTCACAACTGCACCGCTGTCAATCTAACACCGACGGAAGGACTCCATACCCGCTCATCAGTCATGTTTTCTGATGCGCATTACCGGTAGAGAGAGTGCTCAAGGCGCAACTCGAACGCATTATGCCATATTCTGAGATTTGTGCTCTATGCGCATAGAACCTACTTGTTCATATGGTGCTTACCATATTTTTCGTGGTACGCAAATCTGCGTACTTTAACGACACGTCGGTAGAGCGATTTTCCGGAACTTTGCATGACGTAAAATGAATGGCAAGGTTCATGCATCGTGAAGTTGCGGTTCGGTCGATCAAACGCTCCACATGCGGAAGGCGCACGGATGGGGTAGGCAAGTGTATAGCGAACACACTCGACTGACCTTTGCTGTCCGAGCATTGTAAAGCAAGTGTGCTTTGCGACATTATCGTATGTTGTAAGGATCGCCCGTCGCATGAACACTTGATTGGTACATAGTCAGCGAAGTCGATATGCCATGCACGCACGGTTCATAGCTCGGCACAGCTCGACTGCCATGATTGCGCCATGCGCACTCACCACTGATGGGTACACACAAGCTTCGTTCTGCACGTGCCATTCTGAAGGTATAGCATTCAAAACCCAGAATTGCTAAGGCCGAGGCAGGAGTGTTGAACGTAAAGGGCGTTCAGAGAAGGCCGTCGTATgctgctaaagttaatcGGTGGTGTATCTATGCGGCACTTTCCAGCACTCCTGAATGTGAAAGGCCGAAGACCCAGCTCTACAATTGGTGTTGTTGTGTGCCTTCTCGCAATTGGACGAAGCTTGACAGTAGCGAGCCGCCAGCTTTCGCCGCATCGTAACTCTTCCCCACATCCTAATGCGGATATTGTCCGCAAGCCAGCTTTGCAGCAATCATTTGCCTACTCCAACGTTTCACGACGATAGCCATATCAACTTCGTCGCCATCTTTCTTTTGATTGTGGACTCGACTTAAACTCAACCCAACCCACTCCTTTCAGTTTCACCGGATATGGTTTCGGAAGCGGTCATGCATGATTTCCTCCAATCGTAGTGCTCGGTGTATTTGAGATGAGCAGCCCAAGGTAGGCCTAGCTCTGACAATCGCCATGGCTGCTcgggtggtggtgctgtTGCCAAAATGAAGAAGGGAGTGTTGTAGATTGGTCTCAAAGTCCTTTGGTTGAGGTTTACTTCGTGCTGCCATGCTCCACAGCGCAAAGTTAATTCAAGACCAGGAATGAGTCGAGCGGACCAGACATCATGATAGTTGAGATGAATTATGTTCATAGAAGTTAAAATGCTGATAAGATAAATTGAGCGAAGAAAAGAGAACCAAGATAATGACATCTTTTGCAGATGGTTCCGAGATGCATGGCGCATCATACCTAGCATGACATCCTCGAATAGCTGAGCAAAGAAATAGAGGTGTATAAGGTGTACTGACATACCATAAAGAAGCAATGTGTCTCGATATCGCAGGCGCTGCCGTACCAAAAGCGAGAGCGCCAGCATCAAACCGTTGATCAACACCGAGCCTAAGAGCGAACCCAAAAAGAAAGTGTCGAAAAGAAGCACAGTTGGAGCGCGGGGCTCAACCGTGAAGTTTAAATGGCAGTACGTGCTAATGGTATCGCGTTTCCCCACTGGAAGCCTCGAGGGCACCGGCTATAGGGCATGGTGGAGGTGCCCAACGGTGGGCAGGTATCTTTCTACTCTCTTCGTATCGTGCGCAACAACAGCGGTGTCTCCGGCTCTTTACATTACTGTGCATCCGCAGCAGCCGCCCTTCTTCTCCGAGTCG is a genomic window of Ascochyta rabiei chromosome 16, complete sequence containing:
- a CDS encoding Protein-serine/threonine phosphatase, whose translation is MTSGGSDLDKAIQQLRACRPIPENQVRELCYKARELLIEEGNVVGVDAPVTICGDIHGQFHDLMELFRVGGDVPDTNYLFMGDFVDRGFYSLESFLLLLCLKVRYPDRITLIRGNHESRQITTVYGFYDECLRKYGSANVWRYCCDVFDYLALGALVSGAATSLQPTDGPIASSSNMDSIPDLDQDIEIETLNAAGEIMYRYARNSDAQSSVSATSANMGSSSPVAPPTPTNVGLPGTAATSSANGTTRNDTGAILCVHGGLSPLIDSIDKIRLLDRKQEVPHEGAMCDLLWSDPDEIDGWGLSPRGAGFLFGADIVKCFNHKNDLSLIARAHQLVMEGFKEMFDSTIVTVWSAPNYCYRCGNVAAILELGEDGSNAGFQRRTNGDRGGGGGGWVLGSNDGPNANGERRLSSMLDEQRNRDGPGRRYRVFEAAPQDSRGMPAKKPVADYFL